A genomic region of Halomonas aestuarii contains the following coding sequences:
- a CDS encoding GDCCVxC domain-containing (seleno)protein produces the protein MTEIVKESTLTCPACGHRKTETMPTDACQYFYECEQCHRLLKPQPGDCCVFCSYGDVPCPPIQQGSGCC, from the coding sequence ATGACGGAGATCGTGAAGGAATCGACCCTGACCTGCCCGGCATGCGGCCATCGCAAGACCGAGACGATGCCCACCGATGCCTGCCAGTATTTCTACGAGTGCGAGCAGTGCCACCGCCTGCTGAAGCCCCAGCCGGGCGACTGCTGCGTCTTCTGCTCCTACGGCGACGTCCCCTGTCCGCCGATCCAGCAGGGGTCGGGCTGCTGCTGA
- a CDS encoding methyltransferase domain-containing protein, producing the protein MNDDQMTQEIEAARAYEALFVSSLFRQWPSRLLDKARVASGDRVLDVACGTGVLAREALTRVAPSGLVVGLDAMAGMLEVARELAPGVVWRQGDAQRLPFEAEAFDAVLSQFGLMFFPDKPAALREMHRVLVPSGRLAVAVFDGLDRNATFAREVALLERIAGEAAAEALRAPFVLGDAEALARMAREAGMEAVEVTTLTGTADFPGIGDLLEADLRVWLPFMGVSLDEATIQEVLARAQEELADVIDPRGRAVFEVSVHLLIGRRG; encoded by the coding sequence ATGAACGACGATCAGATGACTCAGGAGATCGAGGCGGCTCGTGCCTACGAGGCGCTCTTCGTGTCCTCGCTGTTCCGGCAGTGGCCCTCGCGGCTGCTCGACAAGGCGCGGGTCGCGAGCGGGGACCGTGTCCTCGACGTGGCCTGCGGCACGGGGGTGCTCGCCCGCGAGGCGTTGACCCGGGTCGCGCCCTCCGGCCTGGTGGTCGGCCTGGACGCGATGGCGGGCATGCTCGAGGTGGCGCGCGAGCTCGCGCCGGGGGTCGTCTGGCGCCAGGGCGACGCGCAGCGGCTGCCCTTCGAGGCAGAGGCGTTCGATGCGGTGCTGAGCCAGTTCGGCCTCATGTTCTTCCCGGACAAGCCGGCGGCGCTGCGCGAGATGCATCGCGTGTTGGTGCCGTCGGGGCGACTGGCGGTGGCCGTGTTCGACGGCCTGGACCGCAACGCCACCTTCGCTCGCGAAGTGGCCTTGCTGGAGCGGATCGCAGGGGAGGCCGCGGCCGAGGCGCTGCGGGCCCCCTTCGTCCTCGGCGACGCGGAAGCGTTGGCGCGCATGGCCCGCGAGGCGGGCATGGAAGCGGTCGAGGTGACTACCCTGACGGGGACGGCCGACTTCCCTGGCATCGGCGACCTGCTCGAGGCGGACCTGCGCGTCTGGCTGCCGTTCATGGGGGTGAGCCTCGATGAGGCCACCATCCAGGAAGTGCTCGCCCGGGCCCAGGAGGAACTGGCCGATGTCATCGACCCGCGCGGCCGCGCGGTGTTCGAGGTATCGGTTCACCTGCTGATCGGCCGCCGCGGCTGA
- a CDS encoding MOSC domain-containing protein, translating to MKITQLAIYPVKSLRGISLDRAEVTERGLAHDRQWMVVDDIGRFVTQRQLPRMARIAVRLSDESLVLEHPEASPLHVPLGREDQPRLPVHVWDDQCQALDEGAEAAEWLGAVLGDFKGSGLRLVRFAPDQRRGVETQFLAPGEQAHTAFADGYPFLVVSEASLAEVNRVLQAKGLAPVPMTRFRPSIVVDAAEPFAENGWGELVLQEGAVRLGLRKPCQRCKITTVDQATGQIAVPGEPLGTLVQMNTRLAPGGYFGQNAILLAGAGRTIAVGEPAASTPR from the coding sequence GTGAAGATCACCCAGCTTGCCATCTACCCCGTGAAGTCGCTGCGCGGCATTTCCCTCGACCGCGCCGAGGTGACCGAGCGTGGCCTGGCCCACGACCGCCAGTGGATGGTGGTCGACGACATCGGCCGTTTCGTCACCCAGCGCCAGCTACCCCGCATGGCGCGGATCGCCGTGCGCCTCAGCGACGAGTCACTGGTGCTGGAGCACCCCGAGGCCTCGCCGCTGCATGTCCCGCTCGGCCGCGAGGACCAGCCCCGGCTGCCGGTCCACGTCTGGGACGACCAGTGCCAGGCCCTGGACGAGGGCGCCGAGGCGGCCGAGTGGCTCGGCGCCGTGCTGGGAGACTTCAAGGGCAGCGGGCTGCGGCTGGTGCGCTTCGCCCCCGACCAGCGTCGCGGCGTCGAGACCCAGTTCCTGGCGCCCGGCGAGCAGGCCCACACGGCCTTCGCCGATGGCTACCCCTTCCTGGTGGTCTCCGAGGCCTCGCTCGCCGAGGTCAACCGGGTGCTTCAGGCCAAGGGGCTCGCCCCGGTGCCCATGACGCGCTTCCGGCCCAGCATCGTGGTGGACGCCGCCGAGCCCTTCGCCGAGAACGGCTGGGGCGAGCTGGTCCTCCAGGAGGGCGCGGTCCGGCTGGGCCTGCGCAAGCCCTGCCAGCGCTGCAAGATCACCACCGTCGACCAGGCGACCGGCCAGATCGCCGTGCCCGGCGAGCCGCTGGGCACCCTGGTGCAGATGAACACCCGCCTGGCCCCCGGCGGCTACTTCGGCCAGAACGCCATCCTTCTGGCGGGCGCGGGCAGGACGATCGCCGTCGGCGAGCCGGCGGCGTCTACCCCGCGCTGA
- a CDS encoding ADP-ribosylglycohydrolase family protein, whose product MLGAIAGDIIGSVHEGAGTKTRDFPLFTPESTFTDDTVLSVAVAEVLLEGGDFAEAFHDYYHRYPEAGFGGHFRQWAMSDDRRPYHSLANGSAMRVSPVGFAAASLDEALTLARRSAEVTHDHPEGIRGAQAVAAVIFLARQGASRLEILTEIEELFDYDLSPCLEDIRPGYRFDVTCRGSVPQAIIAFLEADGVEEAIRNAVSLGGDADTLACMAGGMAEAFHGGVPAPIAEETLARLDPDLRAVVEAFRARHRLD is encoded by the coding sequence ATGCTGGGAGCCATCGCCGGCGACATCATCGGCTCGGTCCACGAGGGGGCGGGCACCAAGACCCGCGACTTTCCCCTGTTCACGCCCGAGAGCACCTTCACCGACGACACCGTGCTGAGCGTGGCGGTGGCGGAGGTGCTGCTCGAGGGCGGCGACTTCGCCGAGGCCTTCCACGACTACTACCACCGCTACCCGGAGGCCGGCTTCGGCGGGCATTTCCGCCAGTGGGCGATGAGCGACGACCGTCGCCCCTACCACAGCCTCGCCAACGGCTCGGCCATGCGGGTCAGCCCCGTGGGGTTCGCCGCCGCCTCCCTGGACGAGGCGCTGACGCTTGCCCGACGCAGCGCCGAGGTCACCCATGACCACCCCGAGGGCATCCGCGGTGCCCAGGCCGTGGCCGCCGTCATCTTCCTGGCTCGTCAGGGCGCCTCGCGGCTCGAGATCCTCACCGAGATCGAGGAGCTCTTCGATTACGACCTCTCGCCGTGCCTGGAAGACATCCGCCCCGGCTACCGCTTCGACGTGACCTGCCGGGGCTCGGTGCCCCAGGCCATCATCGCCTTCCTGGAGGCGGACGGCGTCGAGGAGGCCATCCGCAACGCCGTCTCGCTGGGCGGGGATGCCGACACCCTGGCCTGCATGGCGGGCGGCATGGCGGAAGCCTTCCATGGCGGCGTGCCGGCCCCGATCGCCGAGGAGACCCTGGCGAGGCTCGACCCCGACCTGCGGGCGGTCGTCGAGGCCTTCCGAGCGCGCCACCGCCTCGACTGA